The Nocardioides panzhihuensis genome has a segment encoding these proteins:
- a CDS encoding AraC family transcriptional regulator yields the protein MDPLSSLLSGIRAEGSVVTSAVLSTPWSIRFVDEAVLTMVTVLRGGGVLHLADGDNRRVRPGETALVRGPAPFLLADRADVADDPATSYEVACFLCEDEDHYVAPSPHADATTLVVGVYRTVGHRSNRVLDTLPTVLIVQEEPGVCDWMESVACDAANHQPGSQALMDRMLDWALVCTLRTWFERVGAEAPAWYRGLADPVVGPALDAVHRRPTERWTVARMAAEAGVSRALFARRFREVVGRPPLTYVTEHRLDEASDLLVSTDLGVAQIAKTVGYADSFGFSAAFKRVRGSSPTAFRRASSSTSRGFNDR from the coding sequence ATGGATCCACTGAGCTCGCTCCTGTCAGGCATCCGTGCTGAAGGCTCCGTCGTGACCTCGGCCGTGCTGAGCACGCCGTGGTCCATCCGTTTTGTGGACGAGGCGGTACTGACGATGGTCACGGTGCTGCGTGGCGGCGGCGTGCTTCACCTCGCCGACGGAGATAACCGGAGGGTGAGGCCGGGGGAGACCGCGCTCGTACGCGGTCCTGCTCCGTTCTTGCTCGCCGACCGTGCCGACGTTGCGGATGACCCCGCGACGAGCTACGAGGTCGCCTGCTTCCTGTGCGAGGACGAGGACCACTACGTCGCGCCTTCACCCCACGCGGACGCGACGACCCTCGTGGTCGGCGTATACCGAACGGTGGGCCATCGATCGAACAGGGTCCTCGACACACTTCCGACAGTGCTGATCGTCCAGGAGGAGCCCGGCGTCTGCGACTGGATGGAATCGGTGGCCTGTGACGCTGCGAACCATCAACCTGGATCGCAGGCGCTCATGGACCGGATGCTCGACTGGGCCCTGGTGTGCACTCTGCGTACCTGGTTCGAACGAGTTGGCGCCGAGGCACCGGCGTGGTACCGCGGGCTGGCAGACCCCGTAGTCGGACCAGCCCTCGATGCGGTCCATCGCCGACCGACCGAGCGATGGACGGTGGCTCGAATGGCGGCCGAGGCCGGCGTGTCGCGGGCGCTGTTCGCCCGCCGATTCCGCGAGGTCGTCGGCCGTCCACCCTTGACGTACGTCACCGAGCATCGCCTCGACGAGGCATCCGATCTTCTGGTGAGTACGGACCTGGGCGTCGCACAGATCGCCAAGACGGTCGGATACGCCGACTCGTTCGGGTTCAGCGCGGCATTCAAGCGGGTCCGTGGCAGCAGCCCGACCGCGTTCAGACGCGCATCGTCATCCACTTCCCGCGGTTTTAACGATCGCTAG
- a CDS encoding DUF7436 family protein, producing MLVDVLGLTPDETLAYGELITMPSATAAEFAAALSAFGTSPGEARLLLRRLEEHGLAARITGDDRRFAAAPPAIALGALLARQQDEVRHAEIELSRLDEAYRLAAAGRGPTDVIDVIHGEDAVRHRFEQVQLGARERVDAFVRPPVIVTSSQENSAENKAVARGVQYRVVVERSMLESQDVTVDEAIEATDAGEEVRFADSVPLKLMVVDRRLALMPLTSSGDVVGALLVRESTLLDALIALFENVWDQATPMLVGTSGLTGDVAQQLDDEDAQVLGLLLAGLTDQTVAKQLGTSLRTVQRRVRALLDLAGVETRMQLGWHAANNGWVHAGAEGQLAPAPAEH from the coding sequence ATGCTCGTCGACGTGCTCGGTCTGACCCCTGATGAGACTCTCGCCTACGGCGAGCTCATCACCATGCCCTCCGCCACCGCCGCCGAGTTCGCGGCCGCCCTCAGCGCCTTCGGGACGTCCCCGGGAGAGGCCCGTCTGCTGCTGCGCCGGCTCGAGGAGCACGGCCTGGCCGCGCGGATCACCGGCGACGACCGGCGCTTCGCCGCGGCTCCGCCCGCGATCGCGCTCGGAGCGCTGCTCGCCCGGCAGCAGGACGAGGTGCGACATGCGGAGATCGAGCTCAGCCGGCTCGACGAGGCGTATCGCCTCGCAGCCGCTGGCCGCGGACCCACCGATGTCATCGACGTCATCCATGGCGAGGACGCAGTCCGGCACCGGTTCGAGCAGGTTCAGCTCGGCGCCCGCGAACGGGTGGACGCCTTCGTCCGCCCGCCGGTGATCGTGACCTCCAGCCAGGAGAACTCAGCCGAGAACAAGGCGGTCGCGCGCGGCGTACAGTATCGCGTCGTCGTCGAGCGCAGCATGCTCGAGAGCCAGGACGTGACGGTCGACGAGGCGATCGAGGCGACCGATGCGGGTGAGGAGGTCCGGTTCGCCGACTCGGTGCCGCTCAAGCTGATGGTGGTCGACCGGCGGCTCGCGCTGATGCCGCTGACCTCCTCGGGCGATGTCGTCGGTGCGCTGCTGGTGCGGGAGAGCACGCTGCTCGACGCGCTGATCGCGCTCTTCGAGAACGTGTGGGACCAGGCGACGCCAATGCTCGTCGGGACCTCCGGGCTCACCGGCGACGTCGCCCAGCAGCTCGACGACGAGGACGCGCAGGTCCTCGGCCTGCTGCTCGCCGGGCTCACCGACCAGACCGTCGCCAAACAGCTGGGTACGTCTCTGCGCACCGTGCAGCGCAGGGTGCGCGCACTGCTGGACCTGGCCGGCGTGGAGACCCGGATGCAGCTGGGCTGGCACGCCGCCAACAACGGCTGGGTGCACGCGGGGGCGGAGGGCCAGCTGGCGCCTGCCCCCGCGGAGCACTAG
- a CDS encoding 1-acyl-sn-glycerol-3-phosphate acyltransferase: MSASPHAGSPRSGLPRTDEVPHPSQWALYHINIYARWLIRRRFDVRLHETANIPKTGPVVFASNHIGIIDGPLLAIFTPRPVHALTKLEMFEHWFLGPFLRWAGQIPLYRFGSDPAAVKMALRVLHDGNAMGIYPEGTRGAGDLAHFNRGAAYLALASGAPVVPVTMFGSRDPGGGISSLPHKGAVIDICYGEPFRVERVGWPRTREQVGHVSGLLQKHMLVQQDHAMALTGRELPGPLPTEENDD; the protein is encoded by the coding sequence GTGAGCGCGAGCCCACACGCGGGTTCGCCCCGCAGCGGGCTCCCGCGCACGGATGAGGTCCCGCATCCGAGCCAGTGGGCGCTCTATCACATCAACATCTACGCCCGGTGGCTGATCCGGCGCCGCTTCGACGTGCGGTTGCACGAGACCGCCAACATCCCGAAAACCGGCCCGGTCGTCTTCGCCTCCAACCACATCGGGATCATCGACGGTCCGCTGCTGGCGATCTTCACGCCGCGACCGGTGCACGCACTGACGAAGCTGGAGATGTTCGAGCACTGGTTCCTCGGCCCGTTCCTGCGCTGGGCGGGGCAGATCCCGCTCTACCGCTTCGGCAGCGACCCGGCCGCGGTGAAGATGGCGCTGCGGGTGCTGCACGATGGCAACGCGATGGGGATCTATCCCGAAGGCACCCGCGGTGCCGGCGACCTGGCCCACTTCAACCGCGGAGCCGCCTATCTCGCCCTCGCCTCGGGCGCCCCAGTGGTGCCGGTGACCATGTTCGGCAGCCGCGACCCGGGCGGTGGGATCTCGTCCCTGCCGCACAAAGGTGCTGTGATCGACATCTGCTATGGCGAGCCTTTCCGCGTCGAGCGCGTAGGCTGGCCACGTACCAGGGAACAAGTCGGGCATGTGTCGGGTTTGCTCCAGAAGCACATGCTGGTCCAACAGGACCATGCGATGGCGTTGACCGGTCGCGAACTGCCCGGTCCGCTACCTACCGAGGAGAACGATGACTGA
- a CDS encoding FadR/GntR family transcriptional regulator — protein sequence MTTSSGGAVRRLHQSVRDALGRDIVSGELPTGAVLTLEGIQATYDVSRPIAREAVRVLQAMGMVTTRRRVGITVLPRQEWNLFDPLVIRWRLDGEGRREQLLSLSELRRGFEPIAARLAAERAEPEHHGALAQAVVDMVVHASAGDLEAYLDADTTFHRVLLNACGNEMLAAFGDLVAELLAGRTHHHLMPDTPNPTAIELHEKVALSIRNGDPAGAEEAMRAIIDEAAEALASADDPP from the coding sequence GTGACGACTTCCAGCGGTGGTGCCGTACGGCGGCTGCATCAGAGCGTCCGGGACGCCCTCGGACGCGACATCGTCTCCGGTGAGCTCCCGACGGGGGCGGTCCTCACCCTGGAAGGGATCCAGGCGACGTACGACGTCTCGCGCCCGATCGCCCGGGAGGCCGTGCGCGTGCTCCAGGCGATGGGGATGGTCACGACCCGGCGACGAGTCGGCATCACGGTCCTGCCCCGACAGGAGTGGAATCTCTTCGACCCGCTCGTCATCCGGTGGCGCCTCGACGGCGAGGGCCGCCGCGAGCAGCTGCTGTCGCTCTCCGAGCTGCGTCGCGGGTTCGAGCCGATCGCTGCCCGCCTCGCTGCCGAGCGTGCCGAGCCGGAGCATCACGGCGCCCTCGCCCAAGCAGTGGTGGACATGGTCGTGCACGCCTCAGCCGGCGACCTGGAGGCCTACCTGGACGCCGACACCACCTTCCACCGGGTGCTCCTCAACGCCTGCGGCAACGAGATGCTCGCCGCCTTCGGCGACCTCGTCGCCGAGCTCCTCGCCGGCCGTACGCACCACCACCTGATGCCGGACACACCGAACCCGACCGCCATCGAGCTGCACGAGAAGGTGGCGCTCTCCATCCGCAACGGCGACCCCGCAGGGGCCGAGGAAGCCATGCGCGCCATCATCGACGAGGCCGCCGAAGCCCTGGCCTCCGCCGACGACCCGCCGTAG
- a CDS encoding MarR family winged helix-turn-helix transcriptional regulator has product MDEVKWLSNDEQVAWRAWLAVNAQLTARMNRDLQANNGLSLADYDVLVNLTDVPDRSLRMFELGDKLQWEKSRLSRQVMRMAARGLVERRECLDDRRGAYVDLTPAGLEAIKAAAPEHVKLIRQIMFDAFTPEEVASLTKLYQGVLERLEAKPAEAAADGSAA; this is encoded by the coding sequence ATGGATGAGGTCAAGTGGCTCAGCAACGACGAGCAGGTCGCGTGGCGTGCCTGGCTGGCCGTCAACGCACAGCTCACCGCACGGATGAACCGCGACCTCCAGGCCAACAACGGCCTCTCCCTCGCCGACTACGACGTCCTGGTCAACCTGACCGACGTCCCCGACCGCTCGCTGCGGATGTTCGAGCTCGGTGACAAGCTCCAGTGGGAGAAGAGCCGGCTCTCGCGCCAGGTGATGCGGATGGCCGCGCGCGGACTCGTCGAGCGTCGTGAGTGCCTGGATGACCGGCGCGGAGCCTATGTCGATCTCACCCCTGCCGGGCTCGAGGCCATCAAGGCCGCCGCCCCCGAGCACGTGAAGCTGATCCGCCAGATCATGTTCGACGCGTTCACGCCCGAGGAGGTCGCGTCCCTGACCAAGCTCTACCAGGGTGTTCTCGAGCGGCTCGAGGCCAAGCCGGCCGAGGCCGCCGCGGACGGCTCCGCGGCCTAG
- a CDS encoding S8 family peptidase: protein MRPPTRTGLSAATRAVAAAAAATALAATMATSAHATPGTEPSPEAPKTDAGRTTAGTAPRTPALDDGRTTITLVTGDVIDVTATDDGVLTVGFDPAADAIETQQVGDHLYAIPVSAKPYLAAGTLDRRLFDVTALLEMRYDDESVDATPLILEQASARAKAAKLPGTERTLDLPSIDADAVAVSKKKAPAFWAAVATDGGTSSRAAGPAGKLGAGIEKIWLDGKAETTLDRSTAQIGAPEAWAAGFDGKGARVAVLDTGIDASHPDVADQVDEAQSFVPGEEATDDVHGHGTHVASTVLGTGSASDGAYKGVAPGADLLVGKVLDNGGYGQDSWIIAGMEWGAANADIVSMSLGDSSLNDGTDPMAQALDALSKETGALFVVAAGNSYAEGSLGSPGTADAALTVGAVDDGDVRADFSSYGPRVGDHAIKPDLTAPGVGIVAARSAQSGGEGSYTSMNGTSMATPHVAGAAAILKGANPALSGEQLKNALVSSAADIDAPAYEVGTGRLDVPAALDGVEGSGDGFLGFYGWPHDGDEPASGTVTYTNSTDADVTLALSTDVIGPDGKASDLVSLSADEVVVPAGGSAEVTISADADDAPRAGKYSGAVVATDASGEVTVRTATALVKEEERYGLDIMALDRSGEPASGYVDFYRYGDQFVSTLPIDPATGKVATQRLQPGTYSATAFLDVAGSAGPGSTGVALVGDPQVVVTDEDQSLVLDARGADELTLKTPKDSDVAYRRFQFFNDSGIGGLYATFGATYAVPVDIDSIYAEATGPVDSAEFDFAVRWRATEPALDVTARSPRPTGFDPVYQLGSARLDGRVSLRAVAAGKGTSADYAGVDAKGRAVLVTREDAVTAAEREAAAQAAGAALLVVVNDRPGPLVEVVTQDDVPVVSVRSDQGAKLLAAAAKGALTLEGEAVEFPSYLYDVSKSWPGQIPAELALAPTTKQLATVESRFTDTEERLAVEDRADCRDYQWPPCLSVRALQPTAAERTDYVSTYAGVTWYENVTHESGWEQRGVRQAYEPRSATVRSWFAPVVAPRTGDGYWGPRHSGDWFAVNVPDASGTAGITGGFPWGETPVTSRLFQGDTLVRESVSHAVQTAVPEVDGPQTYRFEIDTDAADDTHRYSTSTRTSWTFVADQADPVPSGEQGTALPLLQLDYDVETALDGTVRAGAQVPLAVMPYTVPGALRAGSVTGAALEVSYDGGKSWTAAKLSKDGDRWETRLRIPSRGADLVSLRATARDDAGNAVTQKVVSAFGIKR from the coding sequence ATGAGACCCCCAACCAGAACCGGCCTGTCGGCCGCCACCAGGGCCGTCGCAGCAGCTGCTGCGGCGACCGCCCTGGCGGCGACGATGGCCACCAGCGCGCATGCGACCCCAGGCACCGAACCCTCGCCTGAGGCCCCCAAGACCGACGCCGGCCGCACCACGGCCGGCACGGCACCCCGTACGCCCGCCCTCGACGACGGCCGAACCACGATCACCCTCGTGACCGGCGACGTCATCGACGTGACCGCGACCGACGATGGCGTCCTGACCGTTGGGTTCGACCCCGCTGCGGACGCCATCGAGACCCAGCAGGTCGGCGATCATCTCTACGCGATCCCCGTCTCGGCCAAGCCCTACCTGGCCGCGGGCACGCTCGATCGTCGGCTGTTCGACGTCACCGCGCTCCTCGAGATGCGCTACGACGACGAGAGCGTCGACGCCACCCCGCTGATCCTGGAGCAGGCATCAGCCCGCGCCAAGGCGGCGAAGCTGCCGGGCACCGAGCGTACGCTCGACCTGCCGAGCATCGACGCCGACGCCGTCGCGGTGAGCAAGAAGAAGGCGCCCGCGTTCTGGGCAGCCGTGGCCACCGACGGCGGGACGTCTTCGCGTGCTGCCGGTCCCGCCGGGAAGCTCGGCGCCGGCATCGAGAAGATCTGGCTCGACGGCAAGGCCGAGACCACGCTGGACCGCAGCACCGCCCAGATCGGCGCGCCCGAGGCATGGGCCGCGGGCTTCGACGGCAAGGGCGCGAGGGTCGCGGTCCTCGACACCGGTATCGACGCCAGCCACCCCGACGTGGCCGACCAGGTCGACGAGGCGCAGTCGTTCGTCCCGGGGGAGGAGGCCACCGACGACGTCCACGGTCACGGCACCCACGTCGCCTCCACCGTCCTCGGCACCGGCTCTGCCAGCGACGGCGCCTATAAGGGCGTCGCCCCCGGTGCCGACCTGCTGGTCGGCAAGGTCCTCGACAACGGCGGCTACGGCCAGGACTCCTGGATCATCGCCGGCATGGAGTGGGGCGCGGCGAACGCCGACATCGTCTCCATGAGCCTCGGCGACTCCAGCCTCAACGACGGCACCGACCCGATGGCGCAGGCGCTCGACGCGCTGAGCAAGGAGACGGGTGCGCTCTTCGTCGTCGCAGCAGGCAACAGCTACGCCGAGGGCTCGCTCGGTAGCCCCGGCACCGCTGACGCCGCGCTCACGGTCGGCGCGGTCGACGACGGCGACGTACGTGCCGACTTCTCCAGCTACGGCCCGCGGGTCGGCGACCACGCGATCAAGCCAGACTTGACCGCGCCGGGCGTCGGTATCGTCGCTGCCCGCTCCGCGCAGTCCGGCGGCGAAGGCTCCTACACCTCGATGAACGGCACCTCGATGGCCACCCCGCATGTCGCGGGAGCCGCTGCGATCCTCAAGGGCGCCAACCCGGCTTTGTCCGGCGAGCAGCTCAAGAACGCCCTGGTCTCCTCCGCGGCCGACATCGACGCACCGGCGTACGAGGTCGGCACCGGCCGTCTCGACGTGCCCGCCGCGCTCGACGGCGTGGAGGGCTCGGGCGACGGATTCCTCGGCTTCTACGGCTGGCCGCACGACGGTGACGAGCCCGCGAGCGGCACCGTGACCTACACCAACTCCACCGATGCCGACGTCACGCTCGCGCTGAGCACCGACGTCATCGGCCCGGACGGCAAGGCGAGCGACCTCGTCTCGCTCTCCGCCGACGAGGTCGTGGTCCCGGCCGGCGGCAGCGCCGAGGTCACCATCTCGGCCGACGCCGACGACGCCCCGCGCGCGGGCAAGTACAGCGGCGCCGTGGTCGCCACCGACGCCTCCGGCGAGGTCACCGTGCGCACCGCGACGGCACTGGTCAAGGAGGAGGAGCGCTACGGCCTCGACATCATGGCGCTCGACCGTTCCGGCGAGCCCGCCTCCGGTTACGTCGACTTCTACCGCTACGGCGACCAGTTCGTCAGCACGCTGCCGATCGACCCGGCCACCGGCAAGGTCGCGACCCAGCGCCTGCAGCCCGGCACCTACTCGGCCACGGCGTTCCTCGACGTCGCCGGCTCCGCCGGACCCGGCTCGACCGGTGTGGCGCTGGTCGGTGACCCGCAGGTGGTGGTCACCGACGAGGACCAGTCCCTCGTGCTCGACGCCCGCGGGGCCGACGAGCTCACCCTGAAGACGCCCAAGGACAGCGACGTCGCCTACCGCCGGTTCCAGTTCTTCAACGACTCCGGCATCGGCGGGCTCTACGCGACCTTCGGCGCCACCTATGCGGTCCCGGTCGACATCGACTCGATCTACGCCGAGGCCACCGGCCCCGTCGACAGCGCGGAGTTCGACTTCGCCGTACGCTGGCGGGCCACCGAGCCGGCACTCGACGTGACCGCACGGAGCCCGCGGCCGACCGGGTTCGACCCGGTCTACCAGCTCGGCTCGGCCAGGCTCGACGGCCGGGTCTCGCTGCGCGCGGTAGCGGCTGGGAAGGGCACGTCCGCCGACTATGCGGGCGTCGACGCCAAGGGCCGGGCGGTCCTCGTGACCAGGGAAGACGCGGTCACCGCCGCGGAGCGCGAGGCGGCCGCACAGGCGGCCGGCGCGGCACTGCTCGTGGTCGTCAACGACCGTCCGGGCCCGCTGGTCGAGGTCGTCACCCAGGACGACGTACCGGTCGTCTCGGTGCGGTCTGACCAGGGCGCGAAGCTGCTGGCGGCGGCCGCGAAGGGCGCACTGACCCTGGAAGGCGAGGCCGTCGAGTTCCCGAGCTACCTCTACGACGTCTCCAAGAGCTGGCCCGGCCAGATCCCGGCCGAGCTCGCGCTCGCTCCGACCACGAAGCAGCTCGCCACCGTGGAGAGCCGTTTCACCGACACCGAGGAGCGCCTCGCCGTCGAGGACCGCGCCGACTGCCGCGACTACCAGTGGCCGCCGTGCCTCAGCGTCCGCGCGCTGCAGCCGACGGCGGCGGAGCGGACCGACTACGTCTCGACCTATGCCGGGGTCACCTGGTACGAGAACGTGACCCACGAGAGCGGCTGGGAGCAGCGAGGCGTACGCCAGGCGTACGAGCCGCGCAGCGCCACGGTGCGCAGCTGGTTCGCTCCTGTGGTCGCGCCCCGTACGGGCGACGGCTACTGGGGTCCGCGACACAGCGGCGACTGGTTCGCGGTCAACGTGCCCGATGCCAGTGGCACGGCCGGCATCACCGGCGGGTTCCCGTGGGGCGAGACCCCGGTGACCTCCCGTCTCTTCCAGGGCGACACCCTGGTGCGGGAGAGCGTCAGCCACGCGGTCCAGACGGCCGTCCCCGAGGTCGACGGCCCGCAGACGTACCGGTTCGAGATCGACACCGATGCGGCAGACGACACCCACCGCTACTCGACCAGCACCCGTACGTCCTGGACCTTCGTCGCCGACCAGGCCGATCCCGTCCCGTCCGGTGAGCAGGGCACGGCGCTGCCGCTCCTTCAGCTCGACTACGACGTGGAGACCGCGCTGGACGGCACGGTCCGTGCCGGTGCCCAGGTTCCGCTCGCCGTGATGCCCTACACGGTGCCAGGCGCGCTGCGCGCGGGCTCGGTGACCGGGGCGGCGCTGGAGGTCAGCTACGACGGCGGCAAGTCCTGGACAGCGGCGAAGCTGAGCAAGGACGGTGACCGTTGGGAGACGCGCCTGCGGATCCCCTCACGTGGCGCCGATCTGGTGTCGCTGCGGGCCACCGCCCGTGACGACGCCGGCAACGCGGTGACCCAGAAGGTGGTCTCCGCGTTCGGGATCAAGCGCTAG
- a CDS encoding gluconokinase codes for MGVSGSGKSTVGAAIAQRLQVAFADADDFHPPENIAKMASGRPLDDDDRRPWLETLGDWLAEHEPTGAVLSCSALKRSYRDLLHSRTHGLQLLHLSGTPEVIEARLAGRAGHFMPASLLRSQFTALEPLASDEPGTTIDVDQDIDAIVDHYLASTMARSLLT; via the coding sequence ATGGGCGTCTCCGGCTCCGGCAAGTCCACCGTCGGCGCTGCCATCGCCCAGCGACTCCAGGTCGCCTTCGCCGACGCCGACGACTTCCACCCGCCGGAGAACATCGCGAAGATGGCCTCCGGGCGCCCGCTCGACGATGACGACCGACGTCCCTGGCTGGAGACGCTCGGCGACTGGTTGGCCGAACATGAGCCGACCGGCGCCGTGCTGAGCTGCTCAGCGCTCAAGCGCAGCTACCGCGACCTGCTCCACAGCCGCACCCACGGGCTCCAGCTCCTCCACCTCAGCGGTACCCCGGAAGTCATCGAGGCGCGCCTCGCCGGCCGCGCGGGCCACTTCATGCCGGCGTCCCTGCTGCGATCGCAGTTCACCGCCCTCGAACCCCTCGCCTCCGACGAGCCGGGCACGACCATCGACGTCGACCAGGACATCGACGCGATCGTGGACCACTACCTCGCCAGCACCATGGCGCGCAGCCTCCTGACCTGA
- a CDS encoding VOC family protein: protein MSIDMDFITKDRERIKKEYLREEARRPASTARGIHHTALLASDVRRSIEFYQGLLEFPLTEIFENRDYAGSDHFFFDVGAGNLLAFFTLPGLDLGEYAEVLGGLHHIAISVTTEKWDYLRAKLDDAGVDYLIESKSSIYFKGPDGERLELLADPLGEMYGTKVL, encoded by the coding sequence ATGAGCATCGACATGGACTTCATCACGAAGGACCGTGAGCGGATCAAGAAGGAGTACCTCCGCGAGGAGGCACGCCGCCCCGCCAGCACCGCGCGCGGGATCCATCACACCGCGCTGCTCGCCTCGGACGTACGCAGGTCGATCGAGTTCTACCAGGGGCTCCTGGAGTTCCCGCTGACCGAGATCTTCGAGAACCGCGACTACGCCGGCTCCGACCACTTCTTCTTCGACGTCGGCGCGGGCAACCTGCTGGCCTTCTTCACCCTCCCCGGGCTGGACCTGGGGGAGTACGCGGAGGTGCTCGGCGGGCTGCACCACATCGCGATCTCGGTGACCACTGAGAAGTGGGACTACCTGCGCGCGAAGCTGGACGACGCCGGGGTCGACTACCTGATCGAGTCGAAGTCGTCGATCTACTTCAAGGGCCCCGACGGCGAGCGGCTCGAGCTCCTCGCCGACCCGCTGGGGGAGATGTACGGAACCAAGGTCCTCTGA
- a CDS encoding NAD(P)H oxidoreductase: MTYTRTLVVLSHHRPDSRTAHVADLVAERLRAAEHEIDVLDLRAEGFDPRMTVEDEPDWNNRDKAYSMQVQRHMERVLAADLLVVVFPIYWQSTPALLKGWIDRVWNYGFAYGRSAPRLAGKRILWLGLAGATAEDPIVAPMVDLLEAQLSEGIAYYCGFAKSAVAVLPDAEDQPQSVDDRGNLIVGEAPTGEELATQRHTFDRRVLTAVDEFAT; the protein is encoded by the coding sequence ATGACATACACACGAACGCTCGTCGTCCTCTCGCATCACCGACCCGACTCACGAACCGCGCACGTCGCCGACCTGGTCGCCGAACGACTCCGTGCGGCCGAGCATGAGATCGATGTCCTCGACCTGCGCGCAGAGGGGTTCGACCCCAGGATGACGGTCGAGGACGAGCCCGACTGGAACAATCGGGACAAGGCGTACTCGATGCAAGTGCAGCGGCACATGGAACGAGTCCTCGCCGCCGACCTGCTGGTCGTGGTCTTCCCGATCTACTGGCAGAGCACGCCGGCGCTCCTCAAAGGGTGGATCGACCGCGTGTGGAACTACGGGTTCGCCTACGGTCGCAGCGCTCCGCGGTTGGCAGGGAAGCGCATTCTGTGGCTCGGGCTCGCCGGTGCTACCGCCGAGGACCCGATCGTCGCGCCCATGGTCGACCTTCTGGAGGCTCAACTGAGCGAGGGCATCGCCTACTACTGTGGGTTCGCGAAGTCTGCCGTCGCGGTGCTTCCGGATGCGGAGGACCAGCCTCAGTCGGTCGACGACCGGGGGAACCTCATCGTCGGAGAAGCACCAACTGGAGAGGAACTCGCCACCCAGCGCCACACCTTTGACCGCCGGGTATTGACCGCGGTCGACGAGTTCGCCACATGA
- the der gene encoding ribosome biogenesis GTPase Der: MTDPDVSYEDVRDFHETDETPTGPQPVLAVVGRPNVGKSTLVNRIIGRREAVVQDVPGVTRDRISYDANWNGKGFTLVDTGGWNPDAQGLAERIAAQAEIAVSLADAVLFVVDAKVGITDTDEAVVRILRKSGKPVILAANKVDDMRTEAEAAALWNLGLGEPWPVSALHGRGSGDMLDAILAVLPDPPPMPEGTEIGGPRRIALVGKPNVGKSSLLNKLAKEERAVVDNVAGTTVDPVDELIMLGDREWRFIDTAGIRKRVKEASGHEYYASLRTTTAIDRAEVAVLVIDGGEKISEQDIRILQTVREAGRALVIAFNKWDLVDEDRRWQLDREIERELVQVQWAPRINVTARTGWHVDRLVPALDKALEGWETRIGTGALNSFLGRLVAEHPHPVRSGKQPKILFATQPSTAPPTFVLFTSGKLEASYERYIERRLREEFGFVGTPIVLQQRVREKRKR; this comes from the coding sequence ATGACTGACCCCGACGTTTCGTATGAAGACGTACGAGACTTTCACGAGACCGACGAGACCCCGACCGGCCCGCAGCCGGTGCTGGCGGTCGTCGGCCGCCCCAACGTCGGGAAGTCGACCCTGGTGAACCGGATCATCGGCCGCCGCGAGGCCGTCGTCCAGGACGTCCCCGGGGTGACCCGCGACCGGATCTCCTACGACGCCAACTGGAACGGTAAGGGGTTCACGCTGGTCGACACCGGCGGCTGGAACCCCGACGCCCAGGGTCTGGCCGAGCGGATCGCCGCCCAGGCCGAGATCGCGGTGTCCCTGGCTGACGCGGTCCTCTTCGTCGTCGACGCGAAGGTCGGCATCACCGACACCGACGAGGCGGTCGTACGCATCCTGCGCAAGTCCGGCAAGCCGGTCATCCTGGCCGCCAACAAGGTCGATGACATGCGCACCGAGGCGGAGGCGGCCGCGCTGTGGAACCTCGGGCTCGGTGAGCCGTGGCCGGTCTCCGCGCTCCATGGCCGTGGCTCCGGCGACATGCTCGACGCGATCCTCGCGGTGCTTCCCGACCCGCCGCCGATGCCCGAGGGCACCGAGATCGGCGGCCCGCGGCGTATCGCGCTGGTCGGCAAGCCCAACGTGGGCAAGTCCTCGCTGCTGAACAAGCTCGCGAAGGAGGAGCGGGCGGTCGTCGACAACGTCGCCGGCACGACCGTCGACCCGGTCGACGAGCTGATCATGCTCGGTGACCGGGAGTGGCGCTTCATCGACACCGCCGGCATCCGCAAGCGGGTCAAGGAGGCCTCCGGGCACGAGTACTACGCGTCCTTGCGCACCACGACCGCGATCGACCGTGCCGAGGTGGCCGTTCTCGTGATCGACGGCGGCGAGAAGATCTCCGAGCAGGACATCCGCATCCTCCAGACGGTCCGCGAGGCCGGTCGCGCTCTGGTCATCGCGTTCAACAAGTGGGACCTCGTCGACGAGGACCGCCGCTGGCAGCTCGACCGTGAGATCGAGCGCGAGCTCGTCCAGGTGCAGTGGGCCCCGCGGATCAACGTCACCGCCCGAACCGGATGGCACGTCGACCGCCTGGTCCCGGCGCTCGACAAGGCTCTCGAGGGCTGGGAGACGCGGATCGGCACCGGCGCGCTCAACTCGTTCCTCGGCCGCCTCGTCGCCGAGCACCCGCACCCGGTCCGCTCCGGCAAGCAGCCGAAGATCCTCTTCGCCACCCAGCCCTCGACCGCGCCGCCGACCTTCGTGCTCTTCACCAGCGGCAAGCTCGAGGCCTCCTACGAGCGCTACATCGAGCGCCGCCTGCGCGAGGAGTTCGGCTTCGTCGGCACCCCGATCGTGCTCCAGCAGCGGGTCCGGGAGAAGCGCAAGCGCTAG